The Maniola hyperantus chromosome 19, iAphHyp1.2, whole genome shotgun sequence genome has a window encoding:
- the LOC117990960 gene encoding cytochrome b5 reductase 4 isoform X2, with protein sequence MPCCGCWWNGRQRHRPPDNEAGNPRNKCVLQPGHSLMDWIRLGNSGKDLTGVGGRIRPVTPAELAAHSTQKDAWLAIRGRVYNISHYLAYHPGGPEELMRGAGIDATELFDKIHPWVNYDSLLAKCLVGPLRFDRPDAEELFDITNPSPKSDRLREPSKAQELVRKSMENLANCITPVRKKITAKSEENVKGSPPSKIMQSLIQSSDLPVSISRRAGWGQVETKDKSKDLPSPLRFDWIQTSAKLTISIYTGPLVNPGGSARITDGVLFIEVATNGWLRTIKLVPEEALKEPLQLRVYSESGKVEVIALKAASKVWKNIGETTYGAAVPISSPRSVNCRVMHVERVSHDTTLLALCPETGPVLVPLGYHVRVHHRVNDKECVRSYTPVGDHWDRFGSDLSALKLTVKRYDTGALSPHLADLRAGDSLTLSGPYGNFQLQKLKQVKIIYLIAAGTGITPMLGLIKFMLTRSNPRCERVHLLFFNKTEEDILFREHFEEIAKQDERLNTIHILSTPTSSWTGYEGRIKSEILSKVITNESVSREEKPHFACVCGPTEFTHTAIDLLKSLGVKEDYVHAFIG encoded by the exons GCAATCCACGCAACAAATGTGTGCTGCAACCTGGACACAGTCTGATGGACTGGATACGGCTGGGGAACTCAGGGAAGGACCTCACCGGCGTGGGCGGCCGCATCCGTCCCGTCACGCCTGCGGAACTTGCTGCACACAGCACACAAA AGGACGCCTGGTTAGCGATACGAGGGAGAGTTTATAATATCTCACATTATTTAGCTTATCATCCTGGAG GGCCAGAAGAACTTATGCGTGGCGCTGGTATTGATGCTACGGAACTATTCGATAAAATCCATCCCTGGGTCAATTATGATTCACTTCTGGCAAAATGTTTAGTGGGACCTCTTCGGTTCGACAGGCCAGACGCTGAGGAACTTTTCGATATCACAAATCCATCCCCTAAATCCGACCGCTTACGAGAACCGTCTAAAGCACAAGAACTAGTAAGGAAATCTATGGAAAACTTAGCAAATTGTATAACGCCCGTTAGAAAGAAAATTACGGCTAAAAGCGAAGAAAACGTCAAAGGTAGCCCGCCGAGTAAAATAATGCAGAGTCTAATACAGTCGAGTGACTTGCCGGTCTCGATAAGCCGGCGAGCGGGGTGGGGTCAAGTGGAAACCAAAGACAAGTCTAAAGACTTGCCGTCTCCGCTGCGCTTTGATTGGATTCAAACGTCGGCGAAGCTTACTATCTCAATATACACAGGGCCTTTAGTAAATCCAGGTGGTTCTGCGAGGATTACCGACGGTGTTCTCTTCATAGAAGTGGCAACAAATGGATGGCTTAGGACGATTAAGTTGGTACCTGAGGAGGCattaaaggaacccttacaatTAAGAGTTTATTCTGAAAGCGGGAAAGTAGAG GTTATTGCGTTAAAGGCAGCGAGCAAGGTTTGGAAGAATATCGGGGAGACGACATACGGAGCCGCGGTGCCTATTTCATCACCTCGGTCGGTGAACTGTCGAGTGATGCATGTTGAACGTGTCTCTCACGACACGACACTGCTTGCCTTGTGCCCGGAGACTGGACCTGTACTTGTACCTTTGGGATACCATGTACGAGTTCACCATAGAGTTAATG ATAAGGAATGCGTCCGCTCCTACACGCCAGTGGGCGACCACTGGGATCGTTTCGGGAGCGATTTGAGCGCGCTCAAACTGACCGTGAAGAGGTACGACACGGGCGCTCTGTCGCCTCATCTCGCTGACTTGAGAGCTGGGGATTCATTGACATTGTCAGGGCCTTACGGGAACTTTCAGTTACAAAAG TTAAAACAAGTGAAAATCATTTACTTAATAGCGGCCGGCACCGGCATCACACCTATGTTAGGATTAATCAAGTTCATGCTCACTAGATCCAACCCAAGATG CGAGCGTGTGCATTTGCTATTCTTTAACAAGACGGAGGAGGATATTCTCTTCAGAGAGCACTTCGAAGAAATAGCGAAGCAAGACGAGAG GTTAAACACAATCCACATATTGTCAACCCCCACTTCTTCCTGGACGGGATACGAAGGTCGAATAAAGAGTGAAATTCTTTCCAAAGTGATAACCAACGAATCCGTTTCCAGGGAAGAGAAACCACATTTTGCATGTGTGTGTGGCCCCACGGAATTCACGCACACCGCTATAGACTTGTTAAAATCGCTCGGTGTTAAAGAGGACTATGTGCACGCTTTCATAGGATAG